One Mycobacteroides salmoniphilum DNA segment encodes these proteins:
- a CDS encoding Fur family transcriptional regulator, whose protein sequence is MAFSSDEYAALLRTADLRVTRPRVAVLEAVEAHPHADTETVFGVVRTGLPEVSRQAVYDVLAALTSAGLVRKIQPSGSVARYESRVGDNHHHVVCRSCGVIADVDCAVGAAPCLTPSDYNGFVLEEAEVIYWGLCPDCASPQAPTRISGSHT, encoded by the coding sequence GTGGCCTTCAGTTCGGATGAGTACGCGGCGCTGCTGCGGACTGCTGATCTGCGGGTGACCCGGCCCCGGGTGGCCGTCCTCGAAGCCGTGGAAGCGCACCCGCACGCCGACACCGAGACCGTCTTTGGTGTCGTCAGGACCGGTCTGCCCGAAGTGTCCCGGCAGGCCGTTTACGACGTCTTGGCGGCGCTGACTTCGGCGGGCCTGGTGCGCAAGATCCAGCCCTCCGGCTCCGTCGCCCGGTACGAATCGCGGGTCGGCGACAACCATCACCATGTCGTATGCCGCTCGTGCGGCGTTATCGCGGACGTCGACTGCGCCGTCGGCGCCGCGCCGTGCCTCACCCCATCCGACTACAACGGTTTCGTCCTTGAGGAGGCCGAGGTTATCTATTGGGGCCTATGCCCCGACTGCGCTTCCCCGCAAGCGCCCACACGAATTTCGGGATCACACACGTGA
- a CDS encoding ribonuclease domain-containing protein, whose amino-acid sequence MQYRRGMSPCLRAVGAAVLALALIGCTEPLPARATISQCDLSELPSEATGTVDLIHAGGPFPYPRNDGVVFQNRERVLPSEPRGYYHEYTVRTPGGKTRGTRRIITGGNPLNDPPHVYYTGDHYQSFCEVDGA is encoded by the coding sequence ATGCAGTACCGTCGAGGCATGTCGCCGTGTTTGCGTGCCGTCGGCGCCGCGGTCCTCGCATTGGCGCTCATCGGTTGCACTGAGCCCTTACCGGCGCGCGCCACCATCTCCCAGTGCGATCTGTCCGAGCTACCTTCCGAGGCGACCGGAACCGTGGACCTTATCCATGCCGGCGGACCATTTCCGTATCCCCGCAATGACGGCGTCGTGTTCCAGAATCGCGAGAGGGTATTGCCCTCGGAGCCCCGCGGGTACTACCACGAGTACACGGTCCGCACTCCGGGCGGTAAGACGCGCGGCACGCGGCGCATCATCACCGGCGGCAATCCGCTGAACGATCCGCCGCACGTCTACTACACGGGCGACCACTACCAGTCATTCTGTGAGGTTGACGGCGCATGA
- a CDS encoding (2Fe-2S)-binding protein produces the protein MSAVELSAFGPFFAVEMHDAGETPRPPWRSMAELTDESSALADRIDSVRSSLATRTAAGPADIDLRVAASVAHLGLVARILAPTIAAATCGELRISQELHELWWQDQLGGPFPLSVVVRAGECNALAGSAVESITQGVIDHTGVSHRVLWGNIGSAVNSAARLIASSRPELTDVARDIANAHLRDRRIDDGTLRAGPDFRRRSCCLIYQLTDDRSAVCGDCVLT, from the coding sequence GTGAGCGCGGTTGAGCTGTCGGCTTTTGGGCCCTTCTTCGCCGTTGAGATGCATGACGCCGGGGAGACACCGAGGCCCCCGTGGCGGTCTATGGCGGAGCTGACCGACGAATCAAGCGCGCTCGCGGACCGGATCGATAGCGTCCGAAGCAGTCTCGCCACGCGCACGGCGGCAGGTCCCGCCGACATCGATCTGCGGGTAGCGGCCTCGGTGGCACATCTGGGCCTTGTCGCCCGCATCCTCGCGCCAACCATCGCCGCCGCGACCTGCGGTGAGCTGCGAATCTCGCAGGAATTGCACGAGTTGTGGTGGCAGGACCAATTGGGTGGCCCCTTTCCGCTGTCGGTGGTCGTACGGGCGGGGGAGTGCAACGCCCTTGCCGGGTCGGCCGTCGAATCGATTACGCAGGGCGTCATCGACCACACCGGCGTGAGTCACCGCGTTCTCTGGGGAAATATCGGATCGGCCGTCAATAGCGCGGCGCGTCTCATCGCGTCGTCGCGACCTGAGCTGACCGATGTCGCCCGCGACATCGCCAACGCACACCTTCGCGACCGGCGCATCGACGACGGCACCCTACGCGCGGGACCGGATTTCCGGAGGCGCAGCTGCTGCCTCATCTACCAGCTCACCGACGACCGTTCTGCGGTCTGCGGTGATTGTGTCCTCACCTAG
- a CDS encoding barstar family protein codes for MKTYLVDGSHVRTRADFFTELGRAVNGPGGYFGSNLDALVDCLRGGFGTPEDEPFRFVLRDAARIKSAVGKRDWDAIEEIFEEAGVPLTTRAETKDPDDRR; via the coding sequence ATGAAGACCTATCTCGTCGATGGCTCCCACGTTCGCACCCGGGCGGACTTTTTCACCGAGCTCGGCCGTGCGGTGAACGGGCCGGGCGGCTACTTCGGCAGCAACCTCGACGCCCTTGTCGATTGCCTTCGAGGGGGATTCGGTACCCCCGAAGATGAGCCGTTCCGGTTCGTGCTGCGGGACGCGGCGCGCATCAAGTCGGCGGTGGGGAAGAGGGACTGGGACGCCATCGAGGAGATCTTCGAGGAGGCCGGCGTACCGCTGACGACGCGTGCCGAGACGAAAGACCCAGACGACAGACGGTGA
- the katG gene encoding catalase/peroxidase HPI: MPEEHPPIAEANNQPSNGCPVAGGRLNYPVEGGNANREWWPTQLNLGILKKNPPAANPLGEDFDYAKAVQTINVDQLKKDVETVLTDSQDWWPADFGNYGPMFIRMSWHAAGTYRVADGRGGAGAGMQRFAPLNSWPDNVLLDRARRLLWPVKKKYGNSLSWADLIVFAGNHAMDTMGFKTFGFAFGREDRWEPEQDVYWGPEHTWLGDERYTGDRDLENPLAAVQMGLIYVNPEGPNGNPDPLAAAVDIRETFARMAMNDEETAALIVGGHTFGKTHGAGDAGLVGPVPEDAPLEQMGIGWKSSFGSGKGNDAIGSGLEVTWTHTPTKWDNSFLEILYGNEWELTKSPAGAHQWKPKDGGWANSVPTAQGTGKTHPSMLTTDLSMRFDPIYEGITRRWLDHPEELADAYAKAWYKLIHRDLGPLARYLGPLVPTETLLWQDVIPASETNIGADDIAELKKQILASGLTVPQLVSTAWKAAASYRNSDKRGGANGGRIRLQPQAGWESNEPDELAQVIRTLEGIQESFNTGGKKVSFADLVVLGGAAAVEKAAKDAGFDITVPFTPGRGDATQEQTDVDSFSYLEPAADGFRNYLGKGAQIPAEYKLIDKANLLALSPPELTVLVGGLRVLGANYQGSELGVLTDRPGTLTNDFFVNLVDMGTQWTPSSADDGTYLGTDRASGTAKWTASRVDLVFGANSELRALAEVYAQDDAKEKFVNDFVAAWVKVSNADRFDVR; the protein is encoded by the coding sequence GTGCCTGAAGAACACCCGCCCATCGCAGAGGCGAACAACCAGCCGTCGAACGGTTGCCCCGTTGCTGGCGGCCGACTGAATTACCCCGTCGAGGGTGGTAACGCCAACCGCGAATGGTGGCCCACCCAGCTCAACCTGGGCATCCTCAAGAAGAATCCGCCGGCGGCCAACCCCCTCGGTGAGGACTTCGACTACGCCAAGGCCGTCCAGACGATCAACGTTGACCAGCTGAAAAAGGATGTCGAGACAGTCCTGACCGATTCGCAGGACTGGTGGCCAGCCGACTTCGGCAACTACGGCCCGATGTTCATCCGCATGTCGTGGCATGCCGCCGGCACCTATCGTGTCGCCGATGGTCGGGGCGGCGCGGGCGCCGGTATGCAGCGGTTCGCCCCGCTGAACAGCTGGCCCGACAACGTGCTGCTGGATCGCGCGCGGCGCCTGCTGTGGCCCGTCAAGAAGAAGTACGGAAACTCTCTGTCCTGGGCCGACCTCATCGTCTTCGCCGGTAACCACGCCATGGACACCATGGGGTTCAAGACCTTTGGGTTCGCGTTCGGGCGTGAGGACCGCTGGGAGCCCGAGCAGGATGTCTACTGGGGCCCCGAGCACACCTGGTTGGGTGATGAGCGTTACACCGGTGATCGCGACCTGGAGAACCCCCTTGCCGCGGTGCAGATGGGTCTGATCTACGTCAATCCCGAAGGGCCCAATGGCAATCCGGATCCACTGGCCGCCGCCGTCGACATTCGCGAGACCTTTGCCCGGATGGCAATGAACGACGAGGAAACCGCGGCGCTGATCGTCGGTGGTCACACCTTTGGTAAGACGCACGGTGCGGGCGATGCCGGGCTGGTCGGGCCGGTTCCCGAGGACGCGCCGCTGGAGCAGATGGGCATCGGCTGGAAGAGCTCGTTCGGCTCCGGCAAGGGCAATGACGCGATCGGCAGTGGTCTGGAAGTTACCTGGACCCACACGCCGACCAAGTGGGACAACAGCTTCCTGGAGATTCTGTACGGCAACGAGTGGGAGCTGACCAAGAGCCCTGCCGGTGCGCATCAGTGGAAGCCCAAAGACGGGGGCTGGGCCAACTCGGTACCGACGGCGCAGGGCACGGGCAAGACGCATCCGTCGATGCTCACCACGGATCTGTCGATGCGCTTCGATCCCATCTACGAAGGGATCACCCGGCGCTGGCTCGACCATCCCGAAGAGCTGGCCGACGCCTACGCCAAGGCCTGGTACAAGCTGATCCACCGCGACCTAGGGCCGCTCGCCCGCTACCTCGGTCCGTTGGTGCCCACCGAGACTCTGCTGTGGCAGGACGTCATTCCCGCCTCCGAGACCAATATCGGGGCCGATGACATCGCCGAGCTGAAGAAGCAGATTCTCGCTTCCGGCCTTACTGTGCCGCAGCTTGTTTCGACCGCATGGAAGGCAGCGGCCTCGTATCGCAACAGCGATAAGCGTGGTGGTGCCAACGGCGGCCGTATCCGGTTGCAGCCGCAGGCCGGCTGGGAATCCAACGAACCCGATGAGCTCGCCCAGGTGATCCGCACACTGGAGGGCATCCAGGAGTCCTTCAACACGGGAGGCAAGAAGGTCTCGTTCGCCGATCTCGTCGTACTCGGTGGCGCCGCTGCCGTCGAAAAGGCGGCCAAGGACGCCGGATTCGATATCACCGTGCCATTCACACCCGGCCGCGGCGATGCCACCCAGGAACAGACCGATGTCGACTCGTTCTCCTACCTGGAGCCGGCTGCCGATGGTTTCCGCAACTACCTGGGCAAGGGGGCGCAGATCCCTGCCGAATACAAGTTGATCGACAAGGCCAACCTGTTGGCGCTGTCCCCGCCGGAACTGACTGTCCTCGTCGGCGGTCTGCGCGTGCTGGGTGCCAACTACCAGGGCTCGGAGCTCGGCGTGCTCACCGACAGGCCCGGAACATTGACGAACGACTTCTTCGTCAATCTAGTCGACATGGGTACGCAGTGGACACCCTCGTCAGCCGACGACGGCACCTACCTGGGGACCGATCGTGCCAGCGGCACGGCGAAGTGGACCGCTAGTCGGGTGGATCTGGTGTTCGGTGCCAATTCCGAGCTGCGCGCTCTCGCAGAGGTTTACGCACAGGATGACGCCAAGGAGAAGTTCGTCAACGACTTCGTCGCGGCTTGGGTCAAGGTGTCGAACGCGGACCGGTTCGACGTTCGCTGA
- a CDS encoding GNAT family N-acetyltransferase, whose translation MTDHDRLATRREIADALTNAFERRHEVLDLIVESDDRKNAVDAIATLLGTSHLGGEAVMGMSFNQLTKDERRKNAAELEDLNSQLTFTLMERPASSGDSLELRPFSGDSDADIFAARTDEVGQAGDGSGAPAGGLEDELRAALARIDDEEAAWFVALEGPSKVGLVFGELVDGEVNVRIWVHPDHRKKGYGTAALRKSRSVMAAYFPAVPMVVRAPGAATS comes from the coding sequence ATGACCGATCACGACCGCCTTGCCACCCGCCGCGAGATTGCCGATGCACTCACGAACGCCTTCGAACGGCGTCATGAGGTGCTTGATCTGATTGTGGAATCCGATGACCGAAAGAACGCCGTCGATGCGATCGCTACATTGCTGGGCACCTCGCACCTGGGCGGCGAAGCGGTCATGGGCATGTCCTTCAACCAGCTGACCAAGGATGAGCGCCGCAAGAACGCCGCAGAGCTCGAGGATCTCAACAGCCAGCTCACCTTCACCCTCATGGAACGCCCCGCGAGTTCGGGAGACAGCCTCGAACTGCGACCGTTCTCCGGTGATTCCGACGCCGATATCTTCGCGGCCCGCACCGACGAGGTAGGCCAGGCGGGCGACGGTTCCGGTGCCCCGGCGGGCGGTCTCGAAGACGAGCTGAGGGCGGCACTCGCGCGCATTGACGACGAGGAAGCGGCCTGGTTTGTCGCGCTCGAAGGGCCCAGCAAGGTGGGTCTCGTCTTTGGCGAACTGGTCGACGGTGAGGTGAACGTGCGGATCTGGGTTCATCCCGATCATCGAAAGAAGGGTTACGGCACAGCGGCTTTGCGGAAGTCCCGGTCGGTGATGGCGGCCTACTTCCCCGCCGTCCCCATGGTGGTGCGGGCCCCCGGAGCCGCCACGTCGTGA
- a CDS encoding flavin-containing monooxygenase — MTTQFDAVIVGAGFGGMGAAIQLKELGLTNLAILDREDDLGGTWHVNHYPGLAVDIPSATYSYSFEPNPYWSRLFAPGAELKQYAAHVAEKHDLRKYMRFNTPVSGARWDEEGQHWVVATEAGDTVTGKYLLTATGYLSQPKMPDIEGIESFAGKIIHTTKWDNSFRAAGHKIGLIGTGATAVQLIPELAKDAQHLTVYQRTPIWVVPKADAKVPGVIKKLFARVPRTQKIARTVGSAILEVIMVGGVLHFRQFRQANNGAAMLAKAHLFAQVRDRELRRKLTPDYDFGCKRPTFSNTYFRAFAKKNVSLETASIERIEPDGIVTSDGRKTVIDTLVLATGFNLWESAFPAFEVIGREDYNLGKFWRDNRFQAFEGITVPKFPNLLTLNGPYSYSGLSYFDTIESQMRHMKRLFGEMARTGAETFEVTDEANTEFLNRMNHNLDSSVFYLGSCQTARSYYFNQHGEAALLRPTSTASAYKEQESFPLEAYQLA; from the coding sequence ATGACAACGCAGTTTGATGCCGTGATCGTCGGGGCCGGTTTCGGCGGGATGGGCGCGGCGATCCAGCTCAAGGAGCTCGGCCTGACCAATCTGGCGATCCTGGATCGCGAGGATGATCTCGGCGGTACCTGGCATGTCAATCACTACCCCGGCCTGGCTGTCGACATCCCTTCGGCAACCTATTCGTACTCATTCGAGCCGAACCCGTACTGGTCGCGGTTGTTCGCGCCGGGCGCCGAGCTCAAGCAGTACGCCGCGCATGTGGCCGAGAAGCACGATCTGCGCAAGTACATGCGCTTCAACACCCCGGTATCGGGTGCGCGCTGGGACGAGGAGGGGCAGCACTGGGTGGTGGCCACCGAGGCCGGCGATACCGTCACCGGCAAGTACCTGCTCACCGCCACCGGCTACCTGTCGCAGCCGAAGATGCCCGATATCGAGGGCATCGAATCCTTCGCCGGCAAGATCATCCACACCACCAAATGGGACAACAGCTTTCGTGCGGCGGGTCACAAGATTGGCCTGATTGGCACCGGAGCAACCGCCGTTCAGCTCATTCCCGAGCTGGCCAAGGATGCGCAACATCTCACCGTGTACCAGCGCACGCCGATCTGGGTGGTGCCCAAGGCAGACGCGAAGGTCCCGGGTGTGATCAAGAAGCTCTTCGCCCGGGTGCCACGAACCCAAAAGATCGCTCGCACAGTGGGTTCGGCGATCCTCGAGGTGATCATGGTGGGCGGAGTATTGCATTTCCGCCAGTTCCGGCAGGCCAACAATGGGGCCGCGATGCTGGCCAAGGCGCATTTGTTCGCACAGGTGCGCGATCGCGAGCTGCGCCGCAAGCTGACACCCGACTATGACTTCGGCTGTAAGCGGCCGACCTTCTCGAACACCTATTTCCGCGCGTTTGCCAAGAAGAATGTCAGCCTCGAGACGGCATCCATCGAGCGCATCGAGCCCGACGGCATCGTCACGAGCGATGGTCGCAAGACGGTCATCGACACCTTGGTGCTGGCCACCGGATTCAATCTGTGGGAATCGGCCTTCCCGGCATTCGAGGTGATCGGCCGTGAGGACTATAACCTCGGAAAGTTCTGGCGAGACAACCGTTTCCAGGCCTTCGAGGGGATCACCGTCCCCAAGTTCCCGAATCTGTTGACGCTGAACGGTCCGTACTCCTACAGCGGATTGTCCTACTTCGACACCATCGAGTCGCAAATGCGACACATGAAGCGGCTCTTCGGAGAAATGGCGCGCACCGGTGCGGAAACCTTCGAGGTCACCGACGAGGCCAACACCGAATTCCTGAACCGCATGAACCACAACTTGGACAGTTCGGTGTTCTACCTCGGCAGCTGCCAGACAGCACGAAGCTACTACTTCAATCAGCACGGTGAGGCAGCGCTGCTGCGTCCGACGTCGACGGCCAGCGCGTACAAGGAGCAGGAGTCGTTCCCGCTCGAGGCGTACCAGTTGGCCTAG
- the ripD gene encoding NlpC/P60 family peptidoglycan-binding protein RipD — translation MKRTYAVMLGIALLFATPGLASADVHRSPADAQKAINAVIARGLSQRGVPFTYGGGNTEGPTTSTDTAPAAPEATTSLLGLIPAPVAAPAPKVPGFDASGLMVYSYAAAGIKLPRRSGDQYDYKGGRKVLPAQALPGDLIFYGPNGSQSVTMFLGNNLMLEASEPAVQVSPVRFNDMAPYLVRVIE, via the coding sequence ATGAAACGCACCTACGCAGTCATGCTCGGCATCGCCCTGTTGTTCGCCACGCCGGGGCTGGCCTCCGCCGACGTCCACAGAAGCCCCGCCGACGCCCAGAAGGCCATCAACGCGGTAATCGCGCGGGGCCTGAGTCAGCGCGGCGTGCCGTTCACGTATGGGGGCGGCAACACCGAGGGGCCGACCACGAGCACCGACACGGCGCCGGCCGCACCCGAGGCGACCACGAGCCTGCTGGGGTTGATTCCGGCTCCGGTGGCTGCGCCCGCCCCGAAGGTCCCGGGATTCGACGCCTCCGGGCTCATGGTCTACTCCTACGCCGCCGCGGGCATCAAACTGCCCCGCCGGTCCGGCGACCAGTACGACTACAAAGGCGGCCGGAAAGTACTTCCAGCACAGGCGCTCCCGGGAGACCTCATCTTCTATGGACCCAATGGCAGCCAGAGCGTGACGATGTTCCTGGGTAACAACCTCATGCTGGAGGCATCCGAACCCGCGGTGCAGGTATCGCCGGTGCGCTTCAACGACATGGCCCCCTACCTGGTTCGCGTGATCGAGTAG
- a CDS encoding cytochrome b — MGQATELARAVDSRYHAASGLRRQMNKVFPTHWSFLLGEIALYSFVVLLLSGIYLALFFDPSMAEVTYNGVYQPLRGMQMSKAYESALNLSFEVRGGLFVRQIHHWAALMFAASIVVHLARVFFTGAFRRPREANWVIGSLLLILAMAEGFAGYSLPDDLLSGTGLRVVTQGMMSLPIIGTWMHWALFGGDFPGNIVLPRLYALHVLLIPAIMIALIGVHLALVWYQKHTQFPGPRRTESNVVGVRIVPVFAMKSGAFFAVVTAILALMGGLLQINPVWNLGPYKPSQVAAGSPPDIYLMWTDGLLRLVPDWELYLFGYTVPAVLWGVLGIMLAFAMIVAWPWIERCITGDDAHHNLLQRPRDAPVRTAIGAAAFSLYILLTLSCINDVIALKFHISLNATTWIGRIGMVILPIVVYYLAYRWAIGLQRSDRAILEHGIETGIIKRLPHGEYIELHQPLAGVDEHGHAIPLEYQGAAVPQRMNKLGSAGAPGTGSFLFADPADEQAALVEAEHASAHTELAVLRGRSR; from the coding sequence ATGGGTCAAGCAACGGAGCTTGCCAGGGCGGTCGATTCGCGCTACCACGCGGCATCGGGCCTGCGAAGACAGATGAACAAGGTCTTCCCGACGCACTGGTCATTCCTGCTGGGCGAGATCGCACTCTATAGCTTTGTGGTGCTGCTGCTTTCGGGCATCTATCTGGCCCTGTTCTTCGATCCGTCGATGGCCGAGGTCACTTATAACGGCGTCTACCAACCGCTGCGCGGCATGCAGATGTCCAAGGCCTACGAGAGCGCCCTGAATCTGAGTTTTGAGGTCCGCGGCGGGCTGTTTGTCCGCCAGATCCACCACTGGGCGGCGCTGATGTTCGCGGCCTCAATCGTCGTGCACTTGGCCCGCGTCTTCTTCACCGGCGCGTTCCGCCGCCCGCGCGAGGCCAACTGGGTGATCGGCTCGCTGCTGCTGATCCTTGCCATGGCAGAAGGGTTCGCGGGCTACTCGCTGCCCGATGATCTGCTGTCCGGTACCGGCCTTCGCGTGGTCACCCAGGGCATGATGTCGCTACCGATCATCGGCACCTGGATGCACTGGGCGTTGTTCGGTGGCGACTTCCCCGGAAACATCGTGCTACCAAGACTTTACGCCCTGCATGTGCTGCTCATTCCTGCCATCATGATCGCTCTCATCGGCGTGCACCTGGCGCTGGTGTGGTATCAGAAACACACGCAATTCCCGGGGCCGCGGCGCACAGAATCCAATGTTGTTGGGGTGAGGATCGTTCCGGTGTTCGCCATGAAATCCGGTGCGTTCTTCGCCGTCGTGACGGCTATTCTCGCGCTCATGGGTGGTCTGCTGCAGATCAATCCGGTCTGGAACCTCGGACCCTACAAGCCATCCCAGGTGGCGGCCGGATCACCACCGGATATCTACCTGATGTGGACTGACGGTCTGCTTCGGCTCGTCCCAGATTGGGAGCTGTACCTCTTCGGCTACACCGTGCCCGCAGTGCTGTGGGGCGTGCTGGGCATCATGCTCGCATTCGCGATGATTGTCGCCTGGCCATGGATCGAGCGATGCATTACCGGTGACGATGCGCATCACAATCTGCTGCAGCGTCCGCGTGATGCCCCGGTACGCACCGCCATTGGGGCAGCGGCCTTTTCGCTGTACATTCTGCTCACGCTGTCGTGCATCAACGACGTCATCGCGCTGAAGTTCCACATCTCGCTGAACGCAACGACGTGGATCGGCCGCATCGGGATGGTCATCTTGCCGATCGTCGTCTACTACCTCGCCTACCGGTGGGCCATCGGCCTACAACGCAGCGACCGCGCGATACTCGAACACGGCATCGAAACCGGCATCATCAAGCGACTGCCGCACGGTGAATACATCGAGCTGCACCAGCCACTGGCCGGAGTCGACGAGCACGGCCACGCCATCCCGCTGGAATACCAGGGCGCAGCAGTACCTCAACGCATGAACAAACTCGGATCCGCCGGCGCACCCGGCACCGGCTCATTCCTGTTCGCCGACCCCGCCGACGAGCAAGCCGCACTGGTAGAAGCCGAGCACGCGTCCGCGCATACCGAATTGGCCGTGCTGCGGGGAAGATCGAGGTAA
- a CDS encoding MFS transporter codes for MVGTTIEWYDFYLYATAAALVLRPLFFPTVSPTAGTLASFATYAAGFGARPIGAVIAGHVGDRVGRKAVLVGALLLMGTATAIIGALPTYAEVGVLAPAALAVLRVLQGLAAGAEWGGAALLSVEHAPAGRRGLFGSFTQLGSPAGMLLATGVFGLTHAVTGPEAFLAYGWRIPFLSSVILVGIGLAIRLRLNDSAVFRQVRERGEVARLPVVEVMRTQPRNVLLTIGLRLSQIALFVLLTTYSLTYLQDLFGKDSQVGLTAVLISSAIGILSTPAWAALSDKVGRRALYLFGAAAGPVALTLFFLAAGSGSTVLVVLSIVFGINIVHDAMYGPQAAWFAELFDTRVRYSGASLGYQIGAVLSGGFAPLIAAALLAANHGSPWLIVIYYLVLAVLTFASARAARETYRDRIGDSL; via the coding sequence ATGGTCGGCACCACGATCGAATGGTACGACTTCTACCTCTACGCGACGGCCGCAGCGCTTGTCCTCAGGCCGCTGTTCTTCCCGACCGTCTCGCCGACCGCCGGCACGCTTGCCTCGTTCGCCACCTACGCGGCAGGTTTCGGCGCGCGTCCCATCGGGGCGGTGATCGCCGGACACGTGGGAGACCGCGTGGGGCGTAAGGCCGTTCTCGTCGGCGCCCTGCTGCTCATGGGCACCGCCACCGCGATCATCGGCGCCCTGCCGACCTATGCCGAGGTGGGTGTTCTCGCACCGGCCGCGCTTGCGGTGCTACGGGTCCTACAGGGCCTTGCTGCCGGCGCGGAATGGGGCGGGGCCGCCCTGTTGTCGGTTGAACACGCACCGGCCGGCCGCCGGGGCCTATTCGGCAGCTTCACCCAGCTGGGCTCGCCCGCGGGAATGCTCTTGGCCACCGGGGTATTCGGTCTGACCCACGCAGTCACCGGGCCGGAGGCATTTCTTGCCTACGGCTGGCGGATCCCGTTTCTGAGCAGCGTCATCTTGGTAGGCATCGGCCTGGCGATCCGGCTGCGGCTGAATGACTCGGCGGTCTTCCGGCAGGTGCGCGAACGCGGTGAGGTAGCGCGGCTTCCTGTGGTGGAAGTGATGCGCACACAGCCCCGTAATGTTCTGCTCACCATTGGCTTACGGCTATCGCAGATCGCATTGTTCGTGCTGTTGACGACGTACTCGCTGACGTACCTGCAGGACCTATTCGGAAAGGATAGTCAGGTTGGATTGACCGCCGTCCTGATCTCCTCGGCGATCGGCATCCTGAGCACTCCCGCGTGGGCGGCGCTCTCGGACAAGGTGGGCCGCCGCGCCCTCTACCTGTTCGGTGCCGCCGCCGGTCCGGTGGCCTTGACGCTGTTCTTCCTGGCCGCCGGGAGCGGGTCGACGGTCCTGGTCGTGCTCTCTATTGTGTTCGGCATCAACATCGTTCACGACGCCATGTACGGGCCGCAGGCCGCGTGGTTCGCCGAGCTGTTCGACACCCGTGTCCGGTACAGCGGGGCATCCCTCGGCTATCAGATCGGGGCTGTGCTGTCCGGCGGGTTTGCCCCGCTGATTGCCGCGGCGCTGCTGGCCGCGAATCACGGCAGCCCCTGGCTCATCGTCATCTACTACCTGGTGCTGGCGGTGCTCACCTTCGCCTCGGCACGGGCCGCGCGCGAGACCTACCGCGATCGGATCGGAGATTCCCTGTGA
- a CDS encoding MarR family winged helix-turn-helix transcriptional regulator: MGILVSQIYRVLWSRASVIVRDFGVTVPQMECLAVLSAQPGISNVEIAAELRITPQAVSLVQRSLEEAGLVLRSRRQADARVLTTELTAKGRKLFERADATLREDDDEVLANMTEKDRAQLRRLLGGVIETMSAR, translated from the coding sequence ATGGGCATTCTGGTGTCTCAGATCTATCGCGTGCTGTGGTCACGAGCCTCGGTGATCGTGCGCGACTTCGGCGTGACGGTTCCGCAGATGGAATGTCTGGCCGTGCTGTCCGCACAGCCGGGGATATCCAATGTTGAGATCGCCGCAGAGCTTCGCATCACGCCCCAGGCGGTAAGTCTGGTCCAGCGGTCCCTTGAAGAGGCAGGTCTGGTGCTTCGGTCGCGTCGACAAGCCGACGCCAGAGTGCTGACCACCGAGTTGACCGCCAAAGGGCGCAAGCTCTTCGAGCGTGCCGATGCCACTCTGCGCGAGGACGACGACGAGGTACTCGCCAACATGACAGAGAAAGATCGCGCCCAGCTGCGCAGGCTGCTCGGCGGTGTGATCGAAACCATGTCGGCGAGGTAA
- a CDS encoding SRPBCC family protein, translating to MAEQVGDLTTVNFEYHYAYPAHSVWSVLNSPQFFGQWVRDFGPTKYETGLNFSFSVFPFVGSGFVGEIDGRFTEVVDDEVLAYRMATRDGSIVINSRWILEPDSDGTRLSVEATGFDPNDHDQMRFRQLCLVGWPAVLERIDDFLREQ from the coding sequence GTGGCTGAGCAGGTCGGGGACCTCACTACTGTCAACTTTGAGTACCACTACGCGTATCCTGCTCACAGCGTGTGGTCGGTGCTCAACTCGCCACAGTTCTTCGGGCAGTGGGTCAGAGATTTCGGGCCGACGAAATACGAAACGGGACTGAACTTTTCGTTTAGCGTCTTCCCGTTCGTGGGAAGCGGATTCGTCGGAGAGATCGACGGCCGGTTCACCGAGGTGGTCGACGATGAGGTGTTGGCCTACCGGATGGCCACCCGTGACGGTTCGATCGTCATCAACTCGCGCTGGATCCTGGAGCCGGACTCGGACGGAACACGACTATCGGTCGAGGCGACCGGGTTCGATCCGAATGACCATGACCAGATGCGATTCAGGCAGCTGTGTCTCGTGGGCTGGCCCGCCGTACTGGAGCGGATTGACGACTTTCTGCGCGAGCAGTGA